A genome region from Fusarium musae strain F31 chromosome 5, whole genome shotgun sequence includes the following:
- a CDS encoding hypothetical protein (BUSCO:EOG09260DFH~MEROPS:MER0003909) has protein sequence MSPEPSKSHFRKIQSFKTDYAPCTITQYVSDRSGMQVVVADRKGPKLNGYFTLATEIFDDSGAPHTLEHLVFMGSKSYQYKGLLDKLSSRAYSHTNAWTATDHTAYTLETAGWDGFAQVLPVYLEHVILPTITDESIVTEVWHIDGEGNDAGVVYSEMQAVQFRSSELMDIKARRLLYPENVGFRYETGGMTDALRVLAPERIRQFHRDMYQPRNLCLVLVGEVNQDELIQILEEFEESIKDDIPSLDTPFKRPWIDSAQPPKINETQIVTVEFPEEDESVGEVLVGFFGPNCNDLIQSSALNVLLTYLCGSSVSILENVMVEKEELASSVSYWTDPRPDMVIWLQPTGVATEKLEFVEKRLFELLKEVASKPIDMDYMRECIRREKRQVKYHAETSESFYATNIITDYLFGKRDGSTLKDLKDLEEYDVLEKWEDQQWRDFLSKWMADAPHISILGKPSHELATKMKKDEEARIAKRKEDLGAEGLEKLAKRLEDAKKKNDEPIPASVVDRWSVPSTDSIHFIESDTARSGHARAVGLGSGSAQKLIDGTTQGKLPLFIQFEDVPTNFVHITIHIGTSQVPNELKPLMPIFSDNFFNTHIMRDGKQVGFEQVVMELERDTISYSLHSARYISDPDGIMIQFQVEPEKYAAAVEWIRTMMFDSIFDPQRLKASVTKALADIPESKRDGKSMASEVNAAIHMEKSSLAVAKRVLVRAVYLKRLKKLLEKEPEKVVGWFNTVRDSLFTFQNLRFLVTANLETLPDPLTTWDTLSKSLTVAENMVEIPKPVSLLNDEGRNPGSVGAVIVPMTTLESSYSVSTARGLASFDDPRLASIMVAIGYLEAAEGPLWNAVRGAGYAYGVYFSRDINSGIISYHVYRSPDAYKAIKASKEAITKIAKGVVEIDRHLLEGTISQIVVMFADEQSTMPSAAQQNFVQGVVRGLPKDWGKEVLRRVRAVTEDEIKTALLETVLPCFEPGKSNIVVTAAKIMQEGMETAFKSMGYKVQTHELSYFHDDYGLKPEEGEEEESSEEDEGLEGSEGSYDSDES, from the exons ATGTCACCAGAACCTTCAAAGTCCCATTTCCGCAAGATACAGAGCTTCAAAACGGACTATGCACCTTGCACAATCACTCAATATGTGTCAGACCGGAGTGGAATGCAGGTTGTTGTCGCTGACCGCAAGGGTCCCAAGCTCAATGGCTACTTCACTTTAGCCACTGAGATCTTTGACGACTCTGGCGCTCCTCACACTCTTGAGCATCTTGTCTTTATGGGTTCCAAGAGCTACCAGTACaagggtcttcttgacaagctctCTTCCCGAGCATACTCCCACACAAATGCCTGGACTGCTACCGACCATACGGCTTACACGCTTGAAACCGCCGGCTGGGATGGTTTCGCCCAAGTTCTCCCCGTGTACCTCGAGCATGTCATCTTGCCTACCATTACGGATGAGAGTATCGTTACCGAGGTCTGGCACATTGACGGCGAAGGAAAcgatgctggtgttgtcTATTCTGAAATGCAAGCTGTGCAATTCCGCAGCTCTGAGCTCATGGATATCAAGGCCCGTCGTCTCCTCTATCCCGAAAACGTTGGATTCCGTTACGAGACTGGTGGCATGACTGATGCGCTTCGAGTTCTTGCCCCTGAACGTATCCGCCAGTTCCATCGGGATATGTACCAGCCCCGAAACCTTTGCTTGGTTCTTGTAGGTGAGGTCAACCAAGATGAGCTTATCCAGATCCTTGAAGAATTTGAAGAGTCTATCAAGGATGACATTCCTTCTCTTGACACCCCGTTCAAGAG GCCTTGGATTGACTCCGCCCAACCCCCAAAGATCAACGAGACACAGATTGTAACCGTTGAGTtcccagaagaagatgaatcaGTTGGAGAGGTCCTCGTCGGTTTCTTTGGACCTAACTGCAACGACCTTATCCAATCATCTGCCCTTAATGTGCTTCTGACATACCTCTGTGGATCTTCTGTCTCGATTCTCGAGAATGTAATGGTTGAAAAGGAGGAGCTCGCCAGTTCCGTCTCTTACTGGACCGACCCTCGACCTGACATGGTCATTTGGCTGCAGCCCACAGGTGTTGCTACTGAGAAGCTCGAGTTTGTCGAGAAGCGACTTTTTGAGCTTCTGAAGGAAGTTGCCTCGAAGCCTATCGACATGGATTACATGAGAGAGTGCATTCGTCGCGAGAAGCGTCAAGTCAAGTACCATGCTGAGACGTCCGAGTCTTTCTACGCTACAAATATCATCACCGACTATCTCTTTGGCAAGCGAGATGGCTCGACCCTTAAGGATCTGAAGGATTTGGAAGAGTACGATGTTTTGGAGAAGTGGGAAGACCAACAGTGGCGAGACTTCCTCAGCAAATGGATGGCTGATGCTCCTCACATCTCAATTCTTGGCAAGCCTTCCCATGAATTAGCcaccaagatgaagaaggatgaagaagctcgGATTGCCAAGCGCAAAGAGGATTTGGGTGCTGAAGGTCTAGAGAAGCTTGCTAAACGTCTCGAAGAtgctaagaagaagaatgatgagcCCATTCCCGCCTCTGTCGTCGATCGCTGGAGTGTTCCTAGCACGGATTCTATCCACTTCATTGAGTCTGACACTGCTCGCTCAGGACATGCTCGTGCAGTTGGTCTGGGTAGTGGCTCGGCACAGAAGCTCATTGATGGTACAACTCAAGGCAAGCTTCCTCTTTTCATCCAATTCGAGGATGTTCCCACCAACTTTGTTCACATCACTATCCATATCGGCACTTCCCAAGTTCCCAATGAGCTCAAGCCCCTGATGCCAATCTTTAGCGACAACTTTTTCAACACACACATCATGCGTGATGGAAAGCAAGTTGGCTTTGAGCAGGTTGTCATGGAACTTGAGCGAGACACTATCAGCTACTCCCTCCACTCTGCTCGCTACATCAGCGATCCTGACGGTATAATGATCCAGTTCCAGGTTGAGCCTGAAAAGTATGCTGCAGCTGTTGAGTGGATTCGCACCATGATGTTTGACTCAATCTTTGATCCCCAGCGACTCAAAGCCAGCGTTACCAAGGCTTTGGCTGACATCCCGGAGTCAAAGCGTGATGGCAAATCTATGGCCAGCGAGGTCAATGCTGCTATTCATATGGAAAAGTCCTCACTGGCTGTTGCCAAGCGTGTGCTTGTTCGCGCAGTGTATCTGAAGAGACTtaagaagcttctcgagaaggaacctgagaaggttgttggttggttcAACACTGTTCGAGACTCGCTTTTCACTTTCCAGAACCTCCGTTTCCTTGTCACAGCCAATCTCGAAACTCTCCCAGACCCCTTGACTACTTGGGACACGCTCTCGAAGTCTCTGACTGTTGCCGAGAACATGGTTGAGATTCCTAAACCTGTCAGCCTGCTCAACGATGAAGGTCGCAATCCTGGATCAGTCGGCGCTGTCATTGTGCCCATGACTACTCTGGAGAGCTCCTACTCAGTCTCAACAGCCCGAGGCCTGGCCTCCTTCGATGATCCTCGTCTCGCCTCCATCATGGTTGCCATTGGATATCTCGAAGCTGCTGAGGGTCCTCTCTGGAACGCTGTTCGTGGTGCTGGATACGCTTACGGCGTTTACTTCTCTCGGGATATCAACTCTGGTATCATCTCATACCATGTCTATCGCTCACCCGATGCTTATAAGGCTATCAAGGCCTCCAAGGAGGCCATCACCAAGATTGCCAAAGGTGTGGTTGAGATTGACCGTCACTTGCTCGAGGGCACCATCAGCCAGATCGTCGTTATGTTCGCCGATGAACAATCCACCATGCCTAGCGCCGCCCAGCAGAACTTTGTCCAGGGTGTTGTCCGTGGTCTGCCTAAGGATTGGGGCAAGGAGGTTCTGCGACGCGTGCGAGCCGTTACCgaagatgagatcaagactgCTCTTCTTGAGACTGTCCTACCGTGCTTTGAGCCTGGCAAGAGCAATATTGTTGTCACTGCCGCCAAGATCATGCAAGAG GGTATGGAGACAGCGTTCAAGAGCATGGGTTATAAGGTCCAGACTCATGAGCTTAGCTACTTCCACGATGATTACGGTCTGAAGcctgaagaaggcgaagaagaagagtcatccgaagaagatgaaggtttGGAAGGTTCTGAGGGGTCCTACGATTCCGACGAGTCCTAA
- a CDS encoding hypothetical protein (EggNog:ENOG41~MEROPS:MER0002635), whose translation MDFLQRLARFLDRPLFPWKKLIMGFSVGQYLFESFLTLRQYRVLQKTSPPAVLSKEVSQEVFDKSQAYGRAKAKFEIINGLYSQVQNIAFMHFDVLPKLWSWTGDLLLKWAPARFTGEISHTIVFVLTFAVISQLLRLPSSIYQTFVLEEKFGFNKQTPKLFVTDLIKTQALTFVLAPPFLAGFLKIIQKTGNQFFYYLWLFVIALQVFMITIYPVAILPLFNKLSPLEDGELKTKVEALAASLKFPLHELYVIDGSKRSAHSNAYFFGLPWKKHIVIYDTLIEKSDPDEVVAVLAHELGHWKLGHTTSLFGISQAHTFYIFLLFSVFINNHSLYSSFGFLKQHPIIIGFILFSDALAPMDLVINLLMHIVSRKFEFQADAFAKKLGYPEELARSLLKLQIQNLSTMDADWMYASYHFSHPHLSERLKALGWKGSEGVTEGVTDKSIDNEKEGVVKASGRDEL comes from the exons ATGGATTTCCTTCAG CGCCTCGCGCGCTTCCTCGACCGCCCGCTCTTCCCAtggaagaagctcatcatgggCTTCTCCGTAGGCCAATACCTCTTCGAATCGTTCCTCACTCTCCGTCAATACCGCGTCCTCCAGAAAACCAGTCCCCCCGCCGTCCTCTCCAAGGAAGTCTCCCAGGAAGTCTTCGACAAGTCTCAAGCCTACGGTCGCGCCAAGGCAAAGTTTGAAATCATCAACGGTCTCTACTCTCAGGTTCAGAATATCGCTTTTATGCACTTCGATGTCCTCCCTAAACTGTGGTCCTGGACtggtgatcttcttctcaagtggGCTCCTGCGCGCTTCACTGGAGAGATCAGCCATaccatcgtcttcgtcttgaCTTTCGCCGTTATTAGCcagcttcttcgtcttccgtCTTCGATCTATCAGACTTTCGTCCTTGAGGAGAAGTTTGGTTTCAACAAGCAGACGCCTAAGCTCTTCGTCAccgatctcatcaagacccAAGCTCTCACCTTCGTTCTCGCGCCTCCTTTCCTCGCCGGtttcctcaagatcatccagAAGACTGGTAACCAGTTCTTCTACTACCTGTGGCTCTTCGTCATCGCTCTCCAGGTCTTTATGATCACCATCTACCCCGTTGCTATTCTGCCTCTGTTTAACAAGCTGTCTCCTCTCGAGGATGGTgagctcaagaccaaggttgaAGCTCTTGCAGCCAGCCTCAAGTTCCCTCTTCATGAGCTCTATGTTATTGATGGAAGCAAGCGAAGCGCCCACTCCAACGCCTATTTCTTTGGCCTCCCCTGGAAAAAGCACATCGTCATCTACGATACTCTCATTGAGAAGAGCGACCctgatgaggttgttgctgttcttgCTCACGAATTGGGTCACTGGAAGCTTGGTCACACGACCAGCCTATTTGGTATCTCTCAG GCTCACACTTTctacatcttcctcctcttctcggtcttcatcaacaaccactcTCTGTACTCCTCGTTCGGCTTCCTCAAGCAGCaccccatcatcattggcttcatcctcttctctgaTGCCCTTGCTCCTATGGACCTTGTCATCAACCTGCTTATGCACATCGTCAGTCGCAAGTTCGAGTTCCAGGCCGATGCTTTCGCTAAGAAGCTCGGTTACCCCGAGGAGCTTGCCCGCTCTCTCCTCAAGCTCCAGATCCAGAACCTTAGCACCATGGACGCCGATTGGATGTACGCCAGCTACCACTTCTCTCACCCCCATCTGTCTGAGCGCCTCAAGGCCCTCGGCTGGAAGGGCTCTGAGGGTGTCACCGAGGGTGTCACTGATAAGTCCATTGACAACGAGAAGGAGGGTGTTGTCAAGGCCAGTGGACGTGATGAGCTGTAA
- a CDS encoding hypothetical protein (EggNog:ENOG41) has protein sequence MPASQVDAPVANGHDGHAHSPTKKGKGKKGMDNNEASRLLHARISQLEQDAAGDKEQELEIEREVKRANRDLLQQVSKMDNMQKIDHLTKRSSELLADMRRLERENQKNKRRGDTLQKERDASRTELNKTVGLKEKLEKLCRELQRDNNKMKNENKELQTTQKRNNAHWDEKYATLLTKLDGYQEEKDTPKKQVVDMEVDELSVSTIPLRRCPLTFVHSFRIRFKSFIEQYELRELHFHSLMRTKELEVQYHMARYEREKKNAEGESTKARHLQAQVQAFTKTETELRNQLNVYVDKFKQVEDTLNNSNDLFLSFRKEMEDMSKKGKRLEKENEALKRQKEATAANIIRMAEERQEWKKKTETAEKKTEKLMSIIQQMQQQGRRVPPGMSNTVESGYSDSHGGNEGDESDYSDEDCEEEELSEFDDDTEEEPQGNEQGTPVAYGPERPPQPVPSAATNGH, from the exons ATGCCTGCCAGCCAGGTGGATGCTCCTGTAGCCAACGGGCATGACGGACACGCTCATTCACCTACTAAGAAAGGCAAAGGAAAGAAAGGAATGGATAACAACGAGGCATCGCGTCTGCTCCATGCGCGGATATCTCAGCTGGAGCAGGATGCCGCGGGAGATAAGGAACAAGAGTTGGAGATTG AACGTGAAGTGAAAAGAGCGAATAgggatcttcttcagcaggTATCCAAGATGGACAACATGCAGAAAATTGACCACCTCACCAAGCGGTCTAGTGAACTGTTGGCTGATATGCGACGATTGGAGCGTGAAAATCAGAAGAATAAGCGGCGCGGGGACACCCTGCAAAAAGAGAGAGACGCAAGCCGCACGGAGCTTAATAAGACTGTCGGTCTCAAGGAGAAATTGGAAAAGCTATGTCGCGAGCTCCAGCGGGATAATAACAAGATGAAG AATGAGAATAAGGAGCTTCAGACGACACAGAAACGGAACAACGCCCATTGGGACGAAAAGTATGCTACACTCTTGACCAAACTCGACGGATAtcaggaagaaaaagatacTCCAAAGAAACAAGTCGTCGATATGGAGGTCGACGAGCTGTCAGTCTCAACCATTCCTTTACGTAGATGTCCGCTCACCTTTGTTCACAGTTTCCGAATTCGCTTCAAATCGTTCATCGAACAATACGAGTTACGAGAATTACATTTCCACTCGTTAATGCGCACCAAGGAACTCGAAGTCCAGTACCATATGGCGCGATACGaacgagagaagaagaacgcaGAAGGCGAATCGACAAAGGCCCGACACCTACAGGCGCAAGTCCAAGCGTTTACCAAGACAGAAACTGAGCTGAGGAATCAGCTCAATGTTTACGTTGATAAGTTTAAGCAG GTGGAGGATACCTTGAACAATAGTAACGACTTGTTCCTATCATTCCGCAAAGAGATGGAGGATATGTCGAAGAAGGGCAAGCGGTTAGAGAAGGAGAACGAAGCCCTGAAGCGACAGAAGGAAGCGACAGCTGCCAATATCATTCGCATGGCCGAAGAGCGCCaggagtggaagaagaagacagaaaccgccgagaagaagacggagaaGCTCATGAGCATCATCCAGCAAATGCAGCAACAAGGGCGCAGGGTGCCACCCGGAATGTCTAACACCGTCGAGAGCGGTTACTCCGATAGCCACGGCGGAAACGAAGGAGACGAAAGCGACTACTCTGACGAGGActgcgaggaggaagaacttAGCGAGTTCGACGACGATACAGAGGAGGAACCACAAGGCAACGAGCAAGGAACGCCAGTGGCCTATGGCCCTGAACGTCCCCCTCAGCCGGTTCCTTCAGCGGCGACAAACGGGCACTAG